A genomic stretch from Desulfovibrio sp. TomC includes:
- a CDS encoding GGDEF domain-containing protein: MLLLHNLNQDHPAIAQFDHGLIETLRTSTQFDVRVSAEYINVTNFENVPLYASDTARYLAMKYAHWQPEAVFADRAVTGLYTQYLREAFQGVPCFIAQDRGGEGVVAGSAFKTISWTTATSDIEKNLELIKRLRPGTNSVLVVLGASEEERRLADEITKAAAKYADRIACVSTSGLSHAALMGQVAAVPAEQAILYIRFALDSDGVSFVPAQVVRDIVGRAAAPVFVVAQHLIGEGAVGGYAASFELFGRRTALWMLDALDGREPSGEALAASINAYVFDQRALRRFGIREFVLPAGSTLLFQDNSLWGQYKWYVVSGVVLLLVETFLVLGLVVNRMRRRRAEAALVGLNATLEARVLERTRELHEANERLHEAKEELEALNSNLDQLSRTDSLTGLANRRHAEEALEEAVLRFGRYGAGQGSAVAMVDIDFFKRVNDEYGHEAGDDLLRGLARTMATEVRACDLVSRWGGEEFLLLLPGTGLDGAGRLLERIREGVGATRFDCRRGTESVTVSVTVTIGVSAIAPGDVLDDVVRRADAALYRGKEQGRNQIVLG; encoded by the coding sequence GTGTTGCTCCTGCATAATCTCAATCAGGACCATCCGGCCATCGCCCAATTTGACCACGGCCTGATCGAGACACTGCGGACGAGTACGCAGTTTGATGTCCGCGTCTCCGCCGAATATATCAATGTGACCAATTTTGAAAACGTGCCGTTGTATGCGTCGGATACGGCCCGCTATCTGGCCATGAAGTATGCCCACTGGCAACCGGAAGCCGTTTTTGCGGACCGGGCCGTCACCGGCCTGTATACTCAGTATCTGCGCGAGGCCTTCCAGGGCGTTCCCTGTTTTATCGCCCAGGACCGGGGCGGCGAGGGCGTTGTGGCCGGATCGGCTTTCAAGACGATTTCCTGGACAACGGCGACGTCGGATATTGAAAAAAACCTGGAACTGATTAAGAGGCTGCGGCCTGGGACGAACTCGGTGCTGGTGGTCCTCGGCGCATCCGAGGAAGAACGGCGTCTGGCGGATGAAATCACCAAAGCCGCCGCCAAGTATGCCGACCGGATTGCCTGCGTGTCCACCTCCGGTCTGTCCCATGCGGCGCTCATGGGGCAGGTTGCTGCCGTCCCGGCCGAGCAGGCCATTTTGTATATCCGTTTTGCCCTGGACAGCGACGGGGTTTCCTTTGTGCCGGCCCAGGTGGTCCGGGACATTGTCGGGCGCGCCGCCGCGCCGGTGTTTGTGGTGGCCCAGCACCTCATCGGCGAGGGAGCGGTCGGCGGTTATGCCGCGAGCTTCGAACTGTTCGGCCGGCGCACGGCGCTTTGGATGCTTGATGCCCTGGACGGCCGGGAACCGTCCGGCGAAGCGCTTGCCGCCTCCATCAATGCCTATGTCTTTGACCAGCGCGCCTTGCGCCGTTTCGGCATCCGCGAATTCGTCCTGCCCGCCGGCAGCACCCTCCTTTTCCAGGACAACAGCCTCTGGGGGCAGTACAAATGGTATGTCGTCAGCGGTGTTGTCCTGCTGCTCGTCGAGACGTTTCTCGTCCTCGGTCTGGTGGTCAACCGGATGCGGCGCAGGCGGGCCGAGGCCGCCCTGGTGGGGCTTAACGCCACGCTGGAGGCCCGGGTGCTGGAGCGCACCCGGGAGCTTCATGAAGCCAACGAGCGCCTGCATGAGGCCAAAGAGGAACTCGAAGCCCTCAATAGCAACCTTGACCAGTTGTCGCGGACAGACAGCCTGACCGGTCTGGCCAACCGCCGCCATGCCGAGGAAGCCCTTGAGGAGGCGGTGCTCCGGTTTGGCCGCTACGGGGCCGGACAGGGGAGTGCCGTGGCCATGGTCGACATCGATTTTTTCAAGCGGGTCAACGACGAGTATGGCCATGAAGCCGGGGACGACCTGTTGCGGGGTCTTGCCCGGACCATGGCGACCGAGGTGCGCGCCTGTGATCTGGTGTCGCGTTGGGGCGGCGAGGAGTTTTTGCTGCTGCTGCCCGGGACCGGTCTGGACGGGGCCGGCCGGTTGCTGGAGCGCATCCGGGAAGGCGTCGGGGCGACACGCTTTGACTGCAGGCGGGGCACGGAGTCGGTTACCGTGTCGGTCACGGTGACCATCGGCGTGTCAGCCATTGCACCGGGGGACGTCCTGGACGATGTCGTGCGTCGGGCTGACGCGGCCCTCTATCGGGGCAAGGAACAGGGGCGCAATCAGATAGTTCTGGGGTAG
- a CDS encoding gamma-glutamylcyclotransferase family protein, with protein MAWDVFVYGTLRRGFCNHGWLGGAAFCGTATTARAYGLYLEAGIPYLAADEARYPVVGEVYRVTDAHTLAGLDDLEEHPQVYERRQTAVVMDADGEIRTAWVYFARRPPGVAMATGDFAALNRL; from the coding sequence ATGGCCTGGGACGTGTTCGTGTACGGCACGCTGCGCCGGGGGTTTTGCAACCACGGCTGGCTTGGCGGGGCGGCCTTTTGCGGCACGGCGACAACAGCCAGGGCCTACGGCCTGTATCTGGAAGCGGGCATCCCCTATCTGGCGGCCGACGAGGCCCGCTATCCGGTGGTTGGCGAGGTGTACCGGGTGACGGACGCCCACACGCTGGCCGGCCTGGACGACCTGGAAGAGCATCCCCAGGTCTATGAGCGCCGCCAGACGGCTGTGGTCATGGACGCCGACGGCGAAATCCGTACGGCCTGGGTCTATTTCGCCCGCCGCCCCCCTGGCGTGGCCATGGCGACGGGCGATTTCGCCGCGCTCAATAGGCTTTGA
- a CDS encoding DUF1501 domain-containing protein yields the protein MSAQTREYGRVGGKVRRRDVLRWLAGIGALGLVPGPALARKAGRSSGEGKAEAGGKGRETAAKAPWRTGKQLVVVLLQGGPDGLSVAAPVADPLYPFLRPTTALPADCGGVDLGSGFLLHPALSALAPLFAKKQLAVIPACAMPGQGTSHGPALAQFAAGTPTAQGKRSQSGWLGRLALALAGERSQMLVACQSDAYDGAPHYTMIAPGRGESLPGLPVEDQALFAAVGRLYGETGGALGKAFAAGREDRQEVLAKLLEESRRAAGGAIPAPHFAEFGQHFGRELAKRRDAALGFVSVGGFDTHSGQGAAKGYLADRLRETGQGLAGMLAGLGQAAEDTVIVALGEFGRSARENAFGGTDNGLGGVMLVLGGPVVGGRIYGEWPGLAGHRLAGGRDVAVATDWRDVIAPIAVRHLGLPEKKVGDVFPGFAPVSAPPGIVG from the coding sequence GTGAGCGCGCAGACCCGGGAATACGGACGAGTGGGGGGCAAGGTGCGACGAAGAGACGTGCTGCGGTGGCTGGCCGGGATAGGAGCGCTTGGCCTCGTGCCGGGGCCGGCCCTGGCCCGCAAGGCCGGCCGATCGTCCGGCGAGGGGAAGGCCGAGGCCGGCGGCAAAGGCCGGGAGACGGCGGCCAAGGCTCCCTGGCGCACCGGCAAACAGCTGGTGGTGGTGCTGCTCCAGGGCGGCCCGGACGGCTTGTCCGTGGCTGCGCCCGTGGCCGATCCGCTGTATCCGTTCCTGCGTCCGACCACGGCCCTGCCGGCTGATTGCGGCGGCGTCGACCTTGGCAGCGGCTTCCTGCTCCATCCGGCCCTGTCCGCCCTGGCCCCGCTTTTTGCCAAAAAACAGCTGGCCGTTATCCCGGCCTGCGCCATGCCCGGCCAGGGGACGAGCCATGGCCCGGCCCTGGCCCAATTTGCCGCCGGCACGCCAACCGCCCAGGGCAAGCGCAGCCAGTCGGGCTGGCTTGGCCGACTGGCCCTGGCCCTGGCCGGGGAACGCTCCCAGATGCTGGTGGCCTGCCAGTCCGACGCCTACGACGGCGCGCCGCACTACACCATGATCGCCCCAGGCCGGGGGGAGTCCCTGCCGGGACTTCCGGTGGAGGACCAAGCGCTTTTTGCCGCAGTCGGCCGGCTCTACGGCGAAACCGGCGGGGCGCTCGGCAAGGCTTTTGCCGCCGGGCGGGAGGACCGTCAGGAGGTCTTGGCCAAGCTGCTCGAAGAATCGCGCCGGGCAGCCGGCGGAGCCATCCCGGCCCCGCATTTTGCCGAATTTGGCCAGCACTTTGGCCGGGAACTGGCCAAGCGCCGGGATGCGGCCCTGGGATTCGTCTCGGTTGGCGGGTTTGACACCCACAGCGGCCAGGGCGCGGCCAAGGGCTATCTGGCCGACCGCTTGCGCGAAACCGGCCAGGGCTTGGCCGGAATGTTGGCCGGGCTTGGCCAGGCGGCCGAGGACACGGTCATCGTGGCCCTGGGGGAATTTGGCCGCAGCGCCCGGGAAAACGCCTTTGGCGGCACGGACAACGGCCTGGGCGGGGTGATGCTGGTCCTTGGCGGGCCGGTCGTTGGCGGGCGGATCTATGGCGAGTGGCCGGGGCTGGCCGGCCATCGGCTGGCCGGTGGCCGGGATGTGGCCGTGGCGACGGACTGGCGCGATGTTATCGCACCCATTGCCGTGCGCCATCTGGGCTTGCCGGAGAAAAAGGTCGGGGATGTCTTCCCGGGGTTTGCGCCTGTGTCTGCGCCGCCGGGCATTGTTGGTTGA
- a CDS encoding autotransporter outer membrane beta-barrel domain-containing protein has product MCTLKSMALILVGVALAVCARPVSGNAAGAFNQFVGFGDSTLDSGYFRYTTSGNASVDAAVVAAVANGAGGGFAGPGVMTTTMLAARFGLGAEPVSIGGGNFGNGSAYTAPLSATTGGTPASGQLPGNVATTQQIATFLAAGGGAANADALYVVNSGNNDLIFVQNQGADWIAANPTFLSGVAAQLTAGVAALQAAGARTIMVPNSFYTTVLSGSGGLVPETSIENYARTVAYGNTKWADLTAAGVRFIPADLSSLFRFVATNPTLFGFTYDSVLAANAPSPVAALVTSWADITPVQLQTYLFIDGKHLTTAGQRIETDYETSLLVAPRLMSLLAEAPVQGGLARAAALQGQIDLTGQHRGPTGINVWIGGGVGALELKNDSGFPGVAGTPFTGSIGADYRTPCGLILGAAFTASTQTQQFSMGGGRFDQNEQALSLYTAYQAGPVWGDAVASYGWQQDKIVRDVTLGLFTDANSADTTGRSLALALRLGGDLRLGPVTTGPVAGLVVQQVRIKGFAESGSSGTATGSNGVTALSYGEQIRDSAVSQLGWRASVDLADWRPFAEAKWNHELVDQSGRMVKAALTSTTAAPYALRAAPVAADWATASVGSSYKISERIMVRGAASATLSNPQVIGYGGDVGLSVSF; this is encoded by the coding sequence ATGTGCACACTGAAGTCGATGGCCCTGATACTCGTCGGAGTTGCCTTGGCGGTTTGCGCCAGGCCGGTGTCCGGGAATGCGGCCGGCGCATTCAATCAATTTGTCGGATTTGGCGACAGCACCCTGGATTCCGGGTATTTTCGCTATACCACCAGCGGCAACGCCAGCGTCGACGCCGCAGTCGTCGCTGCCGTAGCCAATGGAGCCGGCGGCGGGTTTGCCGGACCAGGGGTGATGACGACCACCATGCTGGCGGCGCGCTTTGGCCTTGGCGCCGAGCCGGTCAGCATCGGCGGCGGCAACTTCGGCAACGGCAGCGCCTATACGGCGCCCCTGAGCGCCACGACCGGCGGTACCCCGGCTTCCGGGCAACTGCCCGGGAACGTGGCCACGACCCAGCAGATCGCAACCTTTCTGGCCGCCGGGGGCGGGGCTGCCAATGCCGACGCCCTGTATGTGGTCAACAGCGGCAACAATGATCTGATTTTCGTGCAAAACCAGGGCGCGGACTGGATCGCCGCCAATCCGACCTTTTTAAGCGGCGTGGCGGCGCAGTTGACTGCCGGCGTGGCGGCCTTGCAGGCAGCCGGCGCGCGCACCATCATGGTGCCGAATTCGTTTTATACGACGGTGTTGTCCGGTTCCGGCGGGCTTGTCCCGGAAACCAGCATTGAGAACTATGCCCGGACCGTTGCCTACGGGAATACGAAATGGGCGGACCTGACTGCGGCCGGCGTCCGCTTCATTCCCGCCGACCTCTCCAGCCTGTTTCGGTTCGTGGCGACCAATCCGACCCTGTTCGGCTTTACGTACGACTCGGTGCTGGCCGCCAACGCCCCCTCGCCGGTCGCCGCCCTGGTGACCTCCTGGGCCGACATCACTCCCGTCCAATTGCAGACCTATCTGTTTATCGACGGCAAGCACCTGACCACGGCGGGCCAGCGGATTGAAACGGATTACGAAACCAGTCTGCTTGTTGCCCCACGCCTGATGTCGCTTCTGGCCGAGGCCCCGGTGCAGGGCGGTCTGGCCCGGGCGGCCGCTCTCCAGGGACAGATCGATCTGACCGGGCAGCACCGCGGTCCGACCGGCATAAACGTCTGGATCGGCGGCGGCGTGGGCGCGTTGGAACTCAAAAACGACTCGGGTTTCCCGGGCGTTGCCGGCACGCCGTTTACCGGTTCGATTGGCGCGGATTACCGGACGCCTTGCGGCTTGATCCTGGGCGCGGCCTTCACGGCCTCCACCCAGACCCAGCAGTTTTCCATGGGAGGCGGGCGCTTTGACCAAAACGAGCAGGCACTCAGCCTCTACACCGCCTATCAGGCCGGGCCGGTGTGGGGGGATGCGGTGGCTTCCTACGGCTGGCAGCAGGACAAGATCGTCCGCGACGTGACCCTTGGCCTTTTCACCGACGCCAACAGCGCCGACACGACCGGCCGCTCCCTGGCCCTGGCCCTGCGCCTTGGCGGCGATCTGCGCCTGGGACCGGTCACCACCGGCCCGGTGGCGGGGTTGGTTGTGCAGCAGGTGCGCATCAAGGGGTTTGCCGAATCCGGGTCCAGCGGAACGGCAACCGGCAGCAACGGCGTTACCGCCCTGTCGTACGGCGAACAGATCCGGGATTCGGCCGTAAGCCAGCTCGGCTGGCGGGCCTCGGTGGACCTTGCCGACTGGCGGCCGTTTGCCGAAGCCAAATGGAACCATGAGCTGGTTGACCAGAGCGGACGCATGGTCAAGGCCGCGCTCACCTCGACCACCGCCGCGCCGTATGCCCTGCGCGCCGCCCCTGTCGCTGCCGATTGGGCCACGGCTTCGGTTGGTTCCTCGTATAAAATCAGCGAACGGATCATGGTCCGGGGCGCGGCCTCAGCCACGCTGTCCAATCCCCAGGTGATCGGCTACGGCGGCGATGTGGGCCTGAGCGTCAGCTTTTAG
- a CDS encoding DUF1800 domain-containing protein has protein sequence MAGIVQFHRSLWRPLSGILPGVLLLCCLASVPVRAADSRADPKIVQAVNRLTYGPGPGLLGQAEAMGLPAFIESQLNPETLAEPPGLTEALAALPSLQMDTVRLFREYGPPAEAGRDGDPEAMRRTFDRADVVALEAAKARLLRAIASPRQLQELMVDFWCEHFSLGAKKGLAHLWVGSFEREAIRPYAMGRFLDLLAATAMHPAMLIARGNWKNVVHRDGGQGAREALEPTYAALLLAHHTLGPGGPQKPADTQALARILTGWRVGAARADSDTGGFYFDVELHDPSDKTLLGQTVKGTGLGEGAAALRILAEHPATARNISRKLAVYFLTDDPPAGLVASMAETFGKTGGNIREVLRTLFTNDAFFDAKYRGGRIKSPLRHIVSSVRAMGQTPTDAAALAGALAGLGQPLFAADGPEGYLPGSASWQKPEALPRRVSFAGDLAAGRIAGLSPAAKVGVQTLTEALGPELSPAVGQAAAKAGDNGAGVILASPDFLRY, from the coding sequence ATGGCCGGCATCGTGCAGTTTCACCGCTCCCTGTGGCGTCCCCTCTCCGGCATCCTGCCGGGTGTCCTGCTGTTGTGCTGTCTGGCCTCTGTCCCGGTCCGGGCTGCCGATTCCCGAGCCGACCCCAAAATTGTGCAGGCCGTCAACCGCCTGACCTACGGCCCCGGCCCGGGGCTGCTTGGGCAGGCGGAGGCCATGGGCCTGCCCGCCTTTATCGAATCCCAGCTCAACCCGGAAACCCTGGCCGAGCCTCCCGGACTTACTGAGGCCCTGGCTGCGCTGCCCTCGCTGCAAATGGACACGGTGCGCCTTTTCCGGGAATACGGCCCGCCGGCCGAAGCCGGGCGGGACGGTGACCCCGAGGCCATGCGCCGCACCTTTGACCGGGCCGACGTGGTGGCCCTGGAAGCGGCCAAGGCCCGCCTGCTGCGGGCCATTGCCTCGCCGCGCCAATTGCAGGAGCTCATGGTCGACTTTTGGTGCGAACACTTCAGCCTTGGGGCCAAAAAGGGCTTGGCCCACCTGTGGGTCGGCTCGTTTGAACGCGAGGCCATCCGGCCCTACGCCATGGGCAGGTTTCTCGATCTGCTGGCGGCCACGGCCATGCATCCGGCCATGCTGATCGCCCGGGGCAACTGGAAAAACGTGGTCCACCGCGACGGCGGCCAGGGAGCGCGCGAAGCCCTTGAGCCGACCTATGCCGCGCTGCTTTTAGCCCACCACACCCTCGGTCCCGGCGGTCCCCAGAAACCCGCCGACACCCAGGCCCTGGCCCGCATCCTCACCGGCTGGCGCGTGGGCGCGGCCCGGGCCGATTCCGATACCGGCGGGTTTTATTTCGACGTGGAGCTGCACGATCCCTCCGACAAGACACTGCTCGGCCAGACGGTCAAGGGCACGGGCCTTGGCGAGGGCGCGGCCGCTCTTCGCATCCTGGCCGAGCATCCGGCCACGGCCCGCAACATCAGCCGCAAGCTGGCGGTCTATTTCCTCACCGACGACCCGCCGGCCGGGCTGGTGGCCAGCATGGCCGAGACCTTTGGCAAAACCGGCGGCAATATCCGCGAGGTCTTGCGCACGCTTTTTACCAACGATGCGTTTTTTGACGCCAAGTACCGGGGCGGGCGGATCAAATCGCCGCTGCGCCATATCGTCTCGTCCGTGCGGGCCATGGGCCAGACGCCAACCGACGCCGCCGCCCTGGCCGGGGCCCTGGCCGGCCTTGGGCAACCGCTTTTTGCCGCCGACGGTCCCGAAGGGTATCTGCCGGGCTCGGCGTCCTGGCAGAAGCCTGAGGCCTTGCCGCGTCGGGTGAGCTTTGCCGGGGACCTGGCTGCCGGGCGTATTGCCGGACTTTCGCCGGCGGCCAAAGTGGGGGTCCAGACCCTGACTGAGGCCCTTGGGCCGGAGCTGTCGCCGGCAGTGGGGCAGGCGGCGGCCAAGGCCGGGGACAATGGCGCGGGCGTCATTTTGGCGTCGCCGGATTTTTTGCGCTACTAG
- a CDS encoding glycosyltransferase family 2 protein: protein MQAPDSGRAMTVSIVIPVYNEVTTLPVLLGMVLARPETTEIILVDDASTDGSGDYLRTLAGDPRIRVLFHAQNQGKGAALRTGFAAAACDIVLIQDADLEYDPEDYPVLLQPILAGKADVVYGSRFLGGPHRVLYFWHSVANRMLTLLSNMLNDINLSDMEVCYKVFRRDVLQKIRIQSDRFGVEPELTAKVARLRARIYEVPVSYYGRTYEEGKKIGWRDGLAALWWIVRFGVFDRG from the coding sequence ATGCAAGCCCCTGATTCCGGTCGCGCCATGACCGTCAGCATCGTCATCCCGGTTTATAACGAGGTCACAACCCTGCCGGTCCTCCTGGGCATGGTCCTGGCCCGACCGGAAACCACCGAGATTATTCTGGTTGACGACGCCTCCACCGACGGCAGCGGCGATTACCTGCGTACGTTGGCCGGCGATCCCCGCATCCGGGTGCTGTTTCATGCCCAAAACCAGGGCAAAGGTGCGGCGCTTCGCACCGGATTTGCCGCTGCCGCCTGCGACATCGTGCTCATTCAGGACGCGGACCTGGAATACGATCCCGAGGACTATCCGGTCCTGCTCCAGCCCATTCTCGCCGGCAAGGCCGACGTGGTCTACGGCTCCCGGTTCCTCGGCGGCCCGCACCGGGTCTTGTACTTCTGGCACTCCGTGGCCAATCGGATGCTGACCCTGCTGTCGAACATGTTAAACGACATCAATTTGTCGGACATGGAAGTCTGCTACAAGGTCTTTCGTCGTGACGTCTTGCAGAAAATCCGCATTCAAAGCGACCGGTTCGGCGTGGAGCCGGAGCTGACCGCCAAGGTGGCCCGGCTTCGGGCCCGTATTTATGAGGTGCCGGTGTCGTATTACGGCCGAACCTATGAGGAAGGCAAAAAGATCGGCTGGCGAGACGGGCTGGCCGCTTTGTGGTGGATCGTGCGGTTCGGAGTCTTTGACCGGGGCTAG